GGTTGGTGAAGCTGTAGGCGACATTGGTCAGCCGATCGAAGCTGATGACGCCATCTGGCTTGGGATAATCGATCTTGGGATAGAGATCGGCGCGCCCGGTCATCTCGTGATCGGGATGATGGCCCATCGTGATCGGCAGGCCGATCTTGAGCGTGCGCATCCACATGTCGATGCCGGCAAGCGCTGTACCGATATCGCCGCCATACTTGGCGACAGCGGGCTGCGCGTTTTTCACCTTTTTAAGTTCTTCGGCGATCCAGCTGTTGCGAACCGCGTCATCGTAGTCGCTGAGCTCGGTGCCTTCGCGGCCTTCGGAGATAGCCTTCGCGACGCTCTCCGCCGCCAGCATACCGCTCTTCATCGCCGTGTGGCTGCCCTTGATGCGAGGGACATTCACGAAACCTGCCGCGCAGCCGATCAGCGCGCCGCCTGGGAAGGCGAGCTTGGGCACCGATTGCCAACCGCCTTCGTTGATCGCACGCGCGCCATAGGCAACGCGGGTTCCGCCTTCGAGGTATTCGCGGATTGCCGGGTGCTGTTTCCAGCGCTGGAATTCGTGATAGGGCGAGACCCACGGATTCTTGTAATCGAGCGCGGTCACGAAGCCGAGCGCCACCTGGCCGTTGGCCTGGTGGTAGAGGAAGCCCCCGCCCCAGCTGTCGCTTTCGGTGAGCGGCCATCCCTGAGTGTGGATGACGCGGCCGGGCACGTGTTTCTTGGGATCGATGTCCCACAGCTCTTTGATGCCAAGGCCATAAACCTGCGGCTGGCAATTAGCCTCAAGATCGAAACGCCCCTTCATCTGCTTGGTCAGATTGCCGCGCGCGCCTTCGGCGAACAGAGTATACTTGGCGTGGATTTCCATGCCCGGCTGGTAATCGGGCTTGTGACTGCCATCGGCGGCAACGCCCATGTCCTGGGTGATCACGCCCGAGACGTTGCCGTTGTCGTCGAACATCACTTCTGCGGCGGGGAAGCCGGGGAAAACCATCACGCCCAGTGCTTCGGCCTGTTCGCCGAGCCAGCGGGTCATATTGCCGAGCGAGCCGGTGTAGCAGCCGTGATTGCTCATCAGCGGCGGCATGATGAGATGCGGGAGCGAAGTCTTGCCCTTCTTCGAAAGCACCCAGTGCCAGTTATCCGTGACGGGCGTTTCTGCCATCGGGCAGTCCATGTCGCGCCAGTCGGGAAACAGTTCATCCAGCGCCTTCGGATCGACCACCGCACCCGAAAGGATATGCGCGCCGATTTCAGATCCCTTTTCAAGGACGACGACTTCGAGCTCTTCGTTGATCTGCTTCAGCCGGATCGCCGCAGAAAGGCCGGCCGGGCCTCCACCGACGATAACGACATCGCAAGGCATTGATTCACGTTCGGACATGCGCTTTCCTGCTTCCACTGTTAGACGCGAAAAATCGATCGCAATGATGTGTGCAAACCACTTGCTAAGCGGGGCCTGCGCAGTCAAGGGCTGCATTTGAGAGCATGACCGCCGCGCCCCCTTCCCTCGCCCGCGAACTCGCCGCCGCCATGGACTGGTGGCGCGACGCCGGCGTAGATCTCGATTTTGTCGATGACGCTACGGCTTGGTTGCGTGAAGACGAGCTTGGAGAGCCTGAGCCGGCCTCACCGGAGACGACCGAGCGATCGCGCGCCCCCCTCGACAGCGCACCCAAAGAAAATGTCGCAACGCCTGTTGCATCTGTCGAGAGAATGAACCTGCTGAGCGATGCCCCGCCTGCGTCACTGGAAGAATTCCGCCGGTTCTGGCTCGAAGCGCCAGGTCTCGACGCAATTGGCCCGCGCGGACGTGTCGCCCCTCGCGGAGCCGAAGAAGCCGATCTGATGGTGCTCGTCGTCGATCCCGAGCAGGGCGACGCGGAAAAACTGATGAGCGGGCCGCAGGGGCTCCTGCTCGATAAAATGCTCGCCGCAATGAACGTCGCCGAAGACAAGGCTTACATCGCCTCCGCGCTTCCACGCCACACTCCGATGGCCGATACGGCCGCAATTGCGGCAGGCGGGATGGACGAAGTGCTCGCGCTGCACATTACACTCGCAAAGCCCAAACGCATCCTCGCGCTAGGGCGTGGCATCCTGCCGCTGATCGGCCACGATCGGGCGCAAGACCATTCGTCTTTACGCGAAATTCACCATGGTGGCGCCACAACACCGCTGCTGGTGAGCGAGGGTCTGGATTCGATGATGTCGATGCCTCGTCTCAAAGCCAGGTTTTGGCGGAGATGGATCGAATGGTCGGGCTGACGATGATTACGAGATGGATGCGCACCGGACTGGTCGCACTTTCACTGACTACCGCCCTCACAATCCCCGCAATCGCAAACGCTCAGAGCCAGAGCATGGCCGCGCATTACGGGCAGGATGCCGCGCAGGCCGATGCGATTCCTAGCGTCCTTTCGACCGAAGAGCGCGAGCATTACCGCACCGTATTCCGCGCGATTGACCGCCAGCAATGGGACGAAGTCGAAGGCCTGCTCGACAAGCACGAGGATGGAGTGCTCCACCAGACCGCGCTCGCAGAGTATTACACCCACGCCAACAGCCCCAAAGTCAGCGCCGAACAGATCGAAGACTGGTTCGAAATGGGCGTGCACCTACCGCAGGCCGAACAACTTGGCCGCATGGGCGAGAAGCGCGGGATCGAGCGCCTGCCTGATTTTCCTCGGGCGCAGAGCTTCGCGCGCCAACCCTATGCCCCAAAACGGATCCGCCCGCGCTCTATCGTCGATGGCACCATGCCGACCGAGGTGCGCTCGCAAATCCTCGAATTCATCAAGAACGACGACCCCACGAGCGCCCACGCTCTTCTAACGCAGGTAGACGAACAGCTTAGCCCCGAAGCGCGCGCCGAATGGCGCCAGCGTGTCGCGTGGAGCTATTACATCGAGAACAACGATGCCGCCGCGCTCGATCTGGCGAGCACGGTGTCGCAAGGCCAAGGCGACTGGGTTGCCGAGGGTGAATGGGTCGCGGGGCTGGCCGCCTGGCGTCTGGGGGATTGTTCGCAGGCCGCCGAGGCGTTCGAGCGATCCGCGCGCCGATCGGCCAATGTCGAACTGACCGCCGCCGCCCATTACTGGGCGCACCGTTCGCAGGTCCGCTGCCGCGAGCCGGGCAAGGCGCAGGACCACCTCCAGCGCGCAGCCCGTTTTGACGAGACGCTTTACGGCATGCTTGCCGCCGACCAGCTCGGCATCGAGTTGCCGCAGGCGCAAGCGCCGCAGCCCTTTACCAAAAACGACTGGCGCGAGATCAGCGACATCCACAATGTTCGCATCGCCGCCGCGCTGGTCGAGATCGGTCGTCCGGGTCTGGCCGATGAGGTGCTTCGCCATCAGGCCCGCGTCGGAAACCCGCGCGATTACGAGCCGCTGGCGCGCTTTGCCCGCGAGCTCGGCCTTCCGGCAACGCAGCTCTTCATGGCCCATAACGCGCCTTATGGAATGCGGAGCGACGCGGCCCTGCGGTTCCCGGTCGCGCGCTGGCAACCGAGCGACGGATGGAAGGTCGACCCCGCCCTCGCCTTCGCGCACGCTTTGCAGGAATCGAACTTCCGCACCGCCGCCGTCAGTCCCGCTAATGCACGCGGCCTGATGCAGATCACCCCGATCACAGTGCGCCAGCACGCCCCACGCCTCAATATGAGCGCGAGCTACGTCAATCTGAACGACCCCGAGGTCAATCTCGCCTTCGGCCAGCGCAATCTCGAAATGCTGCGCGACAGCGCCGCGACCGAGGGCAAGCTCCCCAAGATCATGGCGGCTTACAATGCCGGGCTGACCCCGATCACGCGCTGGAATTACGAGATCAACGACCAGAACGATCCGCTGCTCTACATGGAGTCGATCCCGTACTGGGAGACGCGCGGCTATGTCGCGATCGTGATGCGCAATTACTGGATGTACGAGCGCGCGGCAGGCGTGCCCAGCCCGAGCAGGCGCGCCTTGGCACAGGGTCACTGGCCGAGCTTCCCAGACATGGCTAGAACAAGGTCGGCCTTTCTGGATCGGTAAGGGGAAAAGTGCATGGCGATCGACGAGAGCAGAACCTTCGCGCCGATCAACATCGCGATCCTGACCGTATCGGATACGCGAACCGCAGCCGACGACACCTCGGGCGATATCCTCGCCGCGCGGGTAAAGGATGCAGGCCACCATCTCGCCGCGCGGACCATCGTCAAGGACGATGCGGCGCTGCTCGCAACCCAGTTCAACAACTGGATCGACGACTCGCAAATCGACGCGATTGTCAGCACAGGTGGCACCGGCCTCACCGGCCGCGACGTGACCCCCGAAGCGCTGTCGCGGATCGACGGAGGGCGAGACATTCCCGGTTTCGGCGAACTGTTCCGCTGGCTCAGCTTCAAGACCATCGGCACCAGCACGGTCCAGTCTCGCGCCTGCGCTATCGTCGCGCGGGGGACCTATATCTTCGCCCTTCCCGGCTCGAACGGTGCGGTGAGAGACGGTTGGGACGGCATTCTCGCCGAACAGCTCGACAACCGAAACCGGCCTTGCAACTTCGTAGAGCTGATGCCTCGCCTCAAAGAGAAATAGCCCTTTCCGAATCCACTTGTTCCTATTATGTTCTTCTATGTGAGGGCGAAGGAGCATCCCGATTTTCAGGCTGGCCGCGGTGCGGCATCGGCCAACGTGCCGACCCGTTTCGGCCTCGCCACGCGCGAAACCGATGCCGACTGGCGCGATCACGTCGAGGCGCTCGATGGTCCGCCTGTGAAACTGCGCACCGAAGTGACCGAAGAGCGCCCGAAGACCATCCTCAGCTTCAACAAATCGCCCGATGTCCCTTTCGACCGCTCGATCAACGCGTATCGCGGCTGCGAGCACGGCTGCGTCTACTGCTTCGCGCGGCCGACCCATGCCTATCACGACCTCTCGCCCGGGCTCGATTTCGAGACCAAGCTGTTCGCCAAGCCCAATGCCGCAGACTTGCTGCGCAAAACGCTCGCCAAGCCGAAATATCGCCCCGCCCCGATAGCGATGGGGACCAACACCGATCCCTACCAGCCCATCGAGCGCAGATACCGCATCACGCGCTCGGTGCTCGAAGTGTGCCTGGAGGCGCGTCATCCGGTGACGATCACGACCAAGTCCGACCGCGTCGTGCAGGATATCGACCTGCTCGAAGAGATGGCGCGGCTCGATCTCGTCGCGGTCGCAGTATCGGTGACGACGCTCGACCCGGTGCTGTCAGGCAAGCTCGAACCGCGCTGCGCCGCCCCTGTCAAGCGCATCGCAGCGCTCGGTAAGCTGGTCGAGGCGGGAGTGCCGGTGCATAGCTCGGTCTCCCCCATCATACCTGCGATCACCGATGAGTTCATGGAGGGTATAGTCGAGCGTGTCGGTGCGCTGGGCGTGAAGAGCGCGGGCTGGATACCGCTGCGCCTGCCGCACGAGGTCGCGCCGCTGTTCCGCGAGTGGCTCGACGTCCACTACCCCGATCGCGCGGGCAAGGTGATGAGCATCGTCCGCTCGATCCGCGACGGGCGTGAGAACGATCCCAACTTCTTCAGCCGGATGAACCCCAAGGGCGTGTGGGCGGACCTATTCCGCGCTCGCTTTCGTGTTGCGTGCAAGAAGGCGGGGATCGGGAAAGCGAAGTTCGAGCTCGATTGCTCGAAGTTCAGACCGCCCGAAGTGGGTGGGCAGATGAGGCTTCTGTGATATCGTCTTGCGATGGACAGCTCGGATTTCGGCAAAGAAGTTCTGGACGACTTAGCCTTAATGGCTTCAGGCGAAGCATCCAAAGCTGGGGTATATGGCGACCCAGGCGCCGAGGAAATCATTTGGTGGTCAAAAAAGCTGAGCGTCGAACCAGAAGTCATTTTGAATGAAACCGCGAAGCGTTTGGCTCAAGGATACGTAGACGGCGAGCTTGATTGGGAATTTTGTGATTGGGTTGCAAACAAGTTCCTGTTTTCAGGTGTGACAGAACTCTCGCTCAAGAACACTTCCGAGAAGCAGCTTTGGTGGCAAGTCTTCTTAGAGTTCGACGCCAGCGAGATCTCGCCAAGTCCCGAACCGGCACTCACAACCGAGCTAAGATCACTTCTACGTGGACGGTAGTTTCATGTGGCGCGTCACTCCTGCCCAAGTTCCGCAAGCAGCCCCGTAAACCACGGCGCGGAGACGTCGAACGCCTTCCCGCCCTTGATCCGGTCGAATTCGATCACCCGTAAT
The Erythrobacter sp. THAF29 DNA segment above includes these coding regions:
- a CDS encoding PA0069 family radical SAM protein, with the protein product MFFYVRAKEHPDFQAGRGAASANVPTRFGLATRETDADWRDHVEALDGPPVKLRTEVTEERPKTILSFNKSPDVPFDRSINAYRGCEHGCVYCFARPTHAYHDLSPGLDFETKLFAKPNAADLLRKTLAKPKYRPAPIAMGTNTDPYQPIERRYRITRSVLEVCLEARHPVTITTKSDRVVQDIDLLEEMARLDLVAVAVSVTTLDPVLSGKLEPRCAAPVKRIAALGKLVEAGVPVHSSVSPIIPAITDEFMEGIVERVGALGVKSAGWIPLRLPHEVAPLFREWLDVHYPDRAGKVMSIVRSIRDGRENDPNFFSRMNPKGVWADLFRARFRVACKKAGIGKAKFELDCSKFRPPEVGGQMRLL
- a CDS encoding electron transfer flavoprotein-ubiquinone oxidoreductase — its product is MSERESMPCDVVIVGGGPAGLSAAIRLKQINEELEVVVLEKGSEIGAHILSGAVVDPKALDELFPDWRDMDCPMAETPVTDNWHWVLSKKGKTSLPHLIMPPLMSNHGCYTGSLGNMTRWLGEQAEALGVMVFPGFPAAEVMFDDNGNVSGVITQDMGVAADGSHKPDYQPGMEIHAKYTLFAEGARGNLTKQMKGRFDLEANCQPQVYGLGIKELWDIDPKKHVPGRVIHTQGWPLTESDSWGGGFLYHQANGQVALGFVTALDYKNPWVSPYHEFQRWKQHPAIREYLEGGTRVAYGARAINEGGWQSVPKLAFPGGALIGCAAGFVNVPRIKGSHTAMKSGMLAAESVAKAISEGREGTELSDYDDAVRNSWIAEELKKVKNAQPAVAKYGGDIGTALAGIDMWMRTLKIGLPITMGHHPDHEMTGRADLYPKIDYPKPDGVISFDRLTNVAYSFTNHAEDQPCHLKVKDPELQKESELKVYGGPSTRYCPAGVYEWVTEEGAEPKFVINSQNCVHCKTCDIKDPNQNINWVTPEGGGGPNYPNM
- a CDS encoding lytic transglycosylase domain-containing protein: MITRWMRTGLVALSLTTALTIPAIANAQSQSMAAHYGQDAAQADAIPSVLSTEEREHYRTVFRAIDRQQWDEVEGLLDKHEDGVLHQTALAEYYTHANSPKVSAEQIEDWFEMGVHLPQAEQLGRMGEKRGIERLPDFPRAQSFARQPYAPKRIRPRSIVDGTMPTEVRSQILEFIKNDDPTSAHALLTQVDEQLSPEARAEWRQRVAWSYYIENNDAAALDLASTVSQGQGDWVAEGEWVAGLAAWRLGDCSQAAEAFERSARRSANVELTAAAHYWAHRSQVRCREPGKAQDHLQRAARFDETLYGMLAADQLGIELPQAQAPQPFTKNDWREISDIHNVRIAAALVEIGRPGLADEVLRHQARVGNPRDYEPLARFARELGLPATQLFMAHNAPYGMRSDAALRFPVARWQPSDGWKVDPALAFAHALQESNFRTAAVSPANARGLMQITPITVRQHAPRLNMSASYVNLNDPEVNLAFGQRNLEMLRDSAATEGKLPKIMAAYNAGLTPITRWNYEINDQNDPLLYMESIPYWETRGYVAIVMRNYWMYERAAGVPSPSRRALAQGHWPSFPDMARTRSAFLDR
- the moaB gene encoding molybdenum cofactor biosynthesis protein B; this encodes MAIDESRTFAPINIAILTVSDTRTAADDTSGDILAARVKDAGHHLAARTIVKDDAALLATQFNNWIDDSQIDAIVSTGGTGLTGRDVTPEALSRIDGGRDIPGFGELFRWLSFKTIGTSTVQSRACAIVARGTYIFALPGSNGAVRDGWDGILAEQLDNRNRPCNFVELMPRLKEK